In the genome of Bubalus kerabau isolate K-KA32 ecotype Philippines breed swamp buffalo chromosome 8, PCC_UOA_SB_1v2, whole genome shotgun sequence, one region contains:
- the LOC129659114 gene encoding 40S ribosomal protein S13-like, with product MGRMHAPGKGLSQSAVPYRRSVPTWLKLTSDDVKEQIYKLAKKGLTPSQIGVILRDSHGVAQVRFVTGNKILRILKSKGLAPDLPEDLYHLIKKAVAVRKHLERNRKDKDAKFHLILIESRIHRLARYYKTKRVLPPNWKYESSTASALVA from the coding sequence ATGGGTCGCATGCACGCTCCCGGGAAGGGCCTGTCCCAGTCGGCTGTGCCCTACCGCCGCAGCGTCCCCACCTGGCTGAAGCTCACTTCTGACGACGTGAAGGAGCAGATCTACAAACTGGCCAAGAAGGGCCTGACTCCCTCACAGATCGGTGTGATCCTGAGAGACTCTCATGGTGTTGCACAAGTACGTTTTGTGACAGGCAACAAAATCTTGAGAATTCTTAAGTCCAAAGGACTTGCTCCTGATCTCCCTGAGGATCTCTATCATTTAATTAAGAAAGCTGTTGCTGTTCGGAAGCATCTTGAGAGGAACAGAAAGGATAAAGATGCTAAATTCCATCTGATTCTGATTGAGAGCCGTATTCACCGGTTGGCTCGATACTACAAGACCAAACGAGTCCTACCCCCTAATTGGAAATATGAGTCATCCACAGCCTCTGCCCTGGTTGCATAA